The DNA sequence TAATCGGACAAGAAAATTGTTTGATGATTTTGTTTCTGTATTGGCTAAGAGCAAGGCAGATGTGATTATCGTGAGTGAGATTTATGATGTGGCGGGGAGGACAAGCGATAAGGATAAGAAAGTCAGTTCAAAAGAACTTGCCCAAGAAACAAGAAACAAGAAACAAGAAATAAAGGACGACGCAAATGTTTTATACGCCAAAGATTTAAAAGAAACTCGTAGTATGATATTACATTATATCAAACCGGAAGATGTGGTGCTTGTAATGGGAGCTGGGGATATTGACCAAGTGGCAAGAAAGTTGGTAAAATAGTTTTAATTCTACAAAATGAAAAAACAAGAAAAAAATTACGGTTTTATTGACAGCCAAAATTTAAATTTGGGGATTAGGTCGCAAGGATGGAAATTAGATTTTGGAAGATTTAGAAAATATTTACACGATAAATTTAGTGTTACCGTCGCTTATATCTTTATTGGGTATGTTGACGGTAATGAATCTTTATACGCTTCACTTCAGAGTCAAGGATATATTCTAATTTTTAAACCAACTTTATATTTACCAAACGGCAAAGTAAAAGGCAATGTTGATGCCGAATTGGTTCTGCACGCGATGATTCAATATCAAAATTATAAAAGGGCTATTATTGTTTCTGGCGACGGCGATTTTCATTGTTTAATTGAATATTTAAGGAGCAAAGATAAATTATATAAAATAGTAATACCTGATTGGAATAATTATTCCTCACTTTTGAGAAAATTCATGTCGAAGATAATATTTATGAACCAACTTAGAAATAAGTTAGAATATAGAGAAAACTAAAAGAGGGGCATTAACCTTCGGACGAGCCTTAGGTGTGTCCCCTCATCGTGATATTATCATCATAGCAGATTCTAAAAATTTGTCAACCCGTTTAGATGTGGACAACTATCTAACAGGGTCAAGCGAAATTTATCCACATTTACCCTGTTAAATGTCGTTTGGCAAAATTAATTTGTGAATGATAATTTGAAGCAGACGACCTAAATAGAGTTAGAAATAGGCGATATTATTTAACAGGGTCTAATTTTTTAAAAAATCTTATGCCAAATGTAGAACAACAATCTAATATTGAGGGAGGGGATGGGGTTGGAAAAGAAGCGGAAGAGAAAATAGAATTAACACCGGAGCAAGAGAGGGCGAAACAAAGAATGATATACCACCTATCAAAAGGCGACCATGACATTTACATTGCTTTTAGCATTAAAAAGGAGTTTAATTTAAGCAACGAGATAACCAATGAGCTTGCTAAGCAAGCAATGATTAAATCGTTATTAGAAACGTGGACTGGTAGTGCCATTAACATTAAAAGATTATTTTTTAATTCAAATGACAAGATAATAAAGTCTCCCGAAATTCAAGAAGCTGCCAAATCTGGAATGATAAAGGGTTTGTTAACAAAAACATGGTTTAATGATGCTCTTAGAATTAAAGAGAATTTTTTAAGCGACGAGATAGCTGGAGAGGTTTGCAAGCAGGTGATGATTAAAGACTTAGGCAGGGGTAATATTGATAATGCCATTAAAATTAAAGAGAAATTTAATTTACCCGAGGAAGCAGTTCAAGACGCAGCTAAACAGGAAATGATTAGGCGCTTAGACGATGGTATGATTGATTATGCCGTTGAAATTAAAGAGAAATTTAATTTACCCGAGGAAATAATTACTTCTCCTGAAATTCAAGACGCAGCTAAGCAGGGAATGATTGTGTGTTTTAGATATGGTAATATTAATGATACCCTTAGAATTAAAGAGGAATTTAAACTTCCGGATCAGGAATTAGCCCAAGGCATAGAAGAAATCATTAAGCAAGAGAAACTATTGCCTATTCTTACTAATCTTGATGTCATACCCGAGTCCGTGTTAAGATTGTTAGAAAATAAATATTTTTTGTTAACATACAAACAAAATTTAGCTTTAGCTTCGGAGAAGATTTATAACCAATATCGTAAATTTAAACAAGAAGGTGATGAGGTTCAGTTAGCTGGTTTTATTGAAAAGATAAGAAGTCAAACAGAAAGTTTAATATCTAATGAACCGCAAAGTTCAGAAATTTCCAAACAAGAATATTATCAAGATTTAATCCGAGCGGTTTATCCTAATCATGCTGAAAGCCGGACTGATTATGAAAATAATGAGAGTTGCCCGGATCGTTCCGGAGATTTAGAGAAATTTGAAATCAAAGATGTTTATGAGATTGATTTGCGGGAAGGGGTGGAGATGGAAATGAAACCGTCTCAAGAAAAAGATGAGAAAGGTTTGACACAGCTAGAAAAGCCAATTGCGGAAATTCAGCAGAAATTTAGCCAAGTTGAATTTGACAAAGAGAAAATGTTTGA is a window from the Patescibacteria group bacterium genome containing:
- a CDS encoding NYN domain-containing protein: MKKQEKNYGFIDSQNLNLGIRSQGWKLDFGRFRKYLHDKFSVTVAYIFIGYVDGNESLYASLQSQGYILIFKPTLYLPNGKVKGNVDAELVLHAMIQYQNYKRAIIVSGDGDFHCLIEYLRSKDKLYKIVIPDWNNYSSLLRKFMSKIIFMNQLRNKLEYREN